In Lolium rigidum isolate FL_2022 chromosome 3, APGP_CSIRO_Lrig_0.1, whole genome shotgun sequence, the genomic window acgcctcgtcgcgctcggcgatgaccgAGCGCCGCTCCCGGCTCCCGGCCTCGCGGCGCCGCTCCTCCCGCgtgatcatcggcggcggcggcgcgagcatctccgccgcTCGCGCGTGaacacgtcgtggaagttcatcgcgcggcggccgcggcccagccgccacgcgacggcgtcgtaggcgcgcgccgcctcgtgcgctgtgtcgaaggtgccgaggcggatccgctcgtcgccggagcggatctccgcgtcgaatcggccgctcggccgcgcgcggacgccgcggtagccggaggacgagcggcggcgcggcggcatcttcgCGTCGACGAGgaacggccggaggtggagcggcgcgggagggagagcggcggggagagagagggcgcgggaggaagacgcgtgggaggagtggcagTTGGCCGCTTCGCGCGTGTCGTCTATAGCGCGCGCGGCAACGCACGCGGCAGATTttccgcgcgggatagcgcgaagCGCGCGGGCGGTACAACCTTAGCGCGCGCCGTTTTCCCGCGTccgctggagcagcgcggcagcgTCCGCGCGCGCCAAAACGGcggtttttttgccgcgcggtacctttagcgcgtctgttggagttgCTCTGACACACGATGGGTTAGGATTTAGGAGGAGGAACGCCCGCCTCACCTATTTCGTCGAACACCTGCCGCGCCCTGTCAGACAGACGCCTGGGCGTACGTCCGAGCCCGGGCCGCCGACCCTTCGCCGCGATCCAGAGGAGGGACGAGCCGCGTAGAGTCACGTGTGGGATGCGGCTGCACCGCGTGGTtccgcggcgtggaaggcgagtgTGGAACCGACGCTGATCTTGCCGCCGTGGGGTGGTGGCGGCGAGAGGAGGCGGGGCGCGCGTCGAGCGGGGTAAGCGGGGAGAGTCGCGCGATGGGTGGGCGGTGGGAAGGTGCGGGACGGGGTAAGCgcgggaggcggccggcgggggtggtggcgtcgccgtGGAGTGCGAGTTCTTCGTCGCGGCGGCGGTGTACATTGGCGGTTCGGGAAGCGGCGGGAAGAACGGCTCAATCCGTGCTCTGACTGGCAGGTTGACCCCACATACTGACAAGCAAGGCACAGTCTCGTCGTCACCACTCACCACAGTCCCCAACCGAAGCGAAGCTCAATCCACAGCGGGGAAATGGCGTCCCTACCCATCTGCCCCTCCTCCATCCTCTCATGGCCGCACCGCCCAGCCTCCCTCTCCTTCCACCCCAAgaacccctcctcctcctcgcccaccgccgccgcccacgtcTCCGTCTCCGTCCAGGACCCGCCGCCTCTCTCCGACCCCGCCCACAACACCCGGTTCCTCTGGGTCAACCCCAACAGCCCGCGCGCCGCCGAGCTGGCCCGCGCGCGGGCCGGATCCGCGCGCCGCGCGCGcctcgcgtccgccgccgccgcgctcgccgcgtGCCACCCCTCCGacgcgcccgtcgccgccgcgctCCAGGCCGCCTTCCCCGACACCCCCTCCGAGCAGGACGCCGTCATCGTGCtcaacaccgccgccgccaaccacGTGCCCGCGCTGCGCTGGTTCCTCCGGCACGCGGCGGTCCGGAACAGGACCATCCTCTACAACGTCGTCTTCAAGGCGCTGCGCAAGGGGCGCCGCTGGGGCGAGACCGAGGCGCTCTGGGACGAGATGACGGCGGACGTCGCCGCCCGGCCGGACAACGCCACCTTCTCCACCATCATCAGCTCCGCGCGCGCCTGCGGCCCGCCCGGGAAGGCCCTGGAGTGGTTCGAGAAGATGCCGGACGCCGGGTGCGCGCCGGACACGCTCACCTACTCGGTGGTCATCGACGCGTGCGGCCGCGCGGGGGACGCCGGGACGGCGCTCCGCCTGTACGACCGCGCGCGCGGCGAGGGGTGCCGGCTCGACCCCGTCATCTGCGCCACGGTGATCAAAGTGCACTCCGCCAGCGGCAACTTCGACGGCGCGCTCAACGTGTTCGAGGAAATGAAGGCGGTTGGCGTGAAGCCGAACCTCGTCGTGTACAACACCGTGCTGgacgccatgggccgcgccatgcGGCCGTGGGTGGTGAAGACCGTGCACAGGGAGATGGTCGGCCAGCAGGTGCGGCCCAGCAGGGCGACCTACTGCTGCCTCCTGCAGGCGTACGCCAGGGCGCGCTATGGCGAGGACGCGATGGCCGTGTACCGGGTGATGAAGGACGAGGCCATGGACGTCGACGTGGTGATGTACAACATGCTCCTTTCGATGTGCGCCGACATTGGCTATGCTGAGGAGGCCGAGGAGATCTTCAGGGACATGAAGGCGTCCGTGGATAGCCGGTTCAGGCCTGATAGCTGGACCTACTCGTCGATGGTCACGCTCTACTCCTGCACCGGCAATGTCCTAGGTGCGGAGGGCATACTCAAGGAGATGAAGGAGGCGGGATTCAAGCCAAACATCTTCATCCTCACCTCACTCATCAGGTGCTACGGCAAAGCGGGGTGCACCGATGATGTGGTCAGGGCATTCGGCATGCTCGAGGACCTCAAGATCACGCCCGACGACCGGTTCTGTGGCTGCCTTCTCACCGTGGCAGCAGATACGCCAGTCGAAGACCTGGGCAAGGTGGTTGACTGCATCGACAGAAGCAATGCCCAGCTTGGCGCCGCGGTGAAGCTCCTGGTGGACAGGAAAGCTTCCACTGAATCCTTCAAGGAGGCAGCCAGGGGCGTTCTCAGCGCCGCCCGTGGCGTGGTGAAGATGCCCTACTGCAACTGCTTGATGGACCTGTGCGTGAACCTTGGCCAGATGGAGAAAGCCTGCGCGCTCCTCGACACCGCGCTGCAGCTCGACATCTACAGCAACGTGCAGACTAGGACACAGGTGCAGTGGTCGCTGCACCTCAGGGGCCTCTCCGTTGGTGCCGCCCTGACCACACTCCATGTCTGGATGAACGACCTGTACACCACGCTGCAGAACGGCGAAGAGCTGCCACCTCTGCTTGGGATCCACACAGGGGAGGGGAAAAACATGTACTCCGGCAAGGGGCTGGTTTCCGTGTTCGAGTCGCATCTCAAAGAGCTTGACGCGCCATTCCATGCGGCTCCTGACAAAGCCGGCTGGTTCTTGACGACGAGTGTTGCAGCTAAGCACTGGCTGGAGGCCAAGAAGTCGTCAGAACTAGTGGCCGTCTAAGCTGCACAATCTAGGAGGTATATAGGAtttatttgttttttattttattttgcaatcTATgggtgttctgaaatcctcgtatTTCCACCCTTCTTTCTGTTGATAGAGATACACAGTTGCTTCCATTTTCTGTTGCATTTCATGACTGATGAAGAATGTTAGCAAATAAACCGTGTCCGGTGGCGGTGTGTCTGGCGCGTACGTGCGTGTGTGTCGGTGGCGCGTGAGTCTGCTCTCGCGTTGGTGTTCACCGTGTAGGTCTAGGTGCATGAGTCCGTGCTTGTGTCCGTGTCAATTTGAGTCGGTCAGCAGCTTAGCGCGTACGTAGCGTAGAGGAGCTAAATAGAGGAGCTAAAGGGCTGTTACGTTTTGGATGGAGATGGCCGGGTCGTGCGCGTGCGAGTGGCAGAGCGAGCGGAGGGGCAGCTAGTGGGCAGTGTGCGTGCGTGGGTTGTGCGTTTGCCCAGGTATAAATACCCCTGTATAGCTCGTTGGATGTACTGGCACGAGCCAGCTGAATAAAAGCGGCGCTCCGTGCGCCGGCCGGGAAAATCATTGTGttgtccacttcttcttcttcctccgtccgTGCGAGAGAGAGGGCTCCGGCGTTTGTCGCCGGAGGGGCTGGTTCGTCGCCGAGGCCAGCCCCAACAAAGAATATCAGTTCGAGCTCCTCGTTCAGTACTTGCAACATTATGATGGCACATTCAATATTCGATTAGAGCTCCTCGTTCACTATACCATATATGCTGTCATCGCACAAAACCAAGCCAGTAGAAGTACACAGATGATTGTAAGCAACTGCATCACTGCAGGGTGTATACATAGAAGCAGGGTGTACAGCCTGAAGAAAAATAATAAGATCAGCAGGGTTGGCTATCCTAGTCCCTGTTAATTGGC contains:
- the LOC124701800 gene encoding pentatricopeptide repeat-containing protein ATP4 homolog, chloroplastic-like, with amino-acid sequence MASLPICPSSILSWPHRPASLSFHPKNPSSSSPTAAAHVSVSVQDPPPLSDPAHNTRFLWVNPNSPRAAELARARAGSARRARLASAAAALAACHPSDAPVAAALQAAFPDTPSEQDAVIVLNTAAANHVPALRWFLRHAAVRNRTILYNVVFKALRKGRRWGETEALWDEMTADVAARPDNATFSTIISSARACGPPGKALEWFEKMPDAGCAPDTLTYSVVIDACGRAGDAGTALRLYDRARGEGCRLDPVICATVIKVHSASGNFDGALNVFEEMKAVGVKPNLVVYNTVLDAMGRAMRPWVVKTVHREMVGQQVRPSRATYCCLLQAYARARYGEDAMAVYRVMKDEAMDVDVVMYNMLLSMCADIGYAEEAEEIFRDMKASVDSRFRPDSWTYSSMVTLYSCTGNVLGAEGILKEMKEAGFKPNIFILTSLIRCYGKAGCTDDVVRAFGMLEDLKITPDDRFCGCLLTVAADTPVEDLGKVVDCIDRSNAQLGAAVKLLVDRKASTESFKEAARGVLSAARGVVKMPYCNCLMDLCVNLGQMEKACALLDTALQLDIYSNVQTRTQVQWSLHLRGLSVGAALTTLHVWMNDLYTTLQNGEELPPLLGIHTGEGKNMYSGKGLVSVFESHLKELDAPFHAAPDKAGWFLTTSVAAKHWLEAKKSSELVAV